The following are encoded together in the Drosophila takahashii strain IR98-3 E-12201 chromosome X, DtakHiC1v2, whole genome shotgun sequence genome:
- the LOC108068092 gene encoding RNA-binding protein NOB1, translating to MAETSGKIKFLVADTTAFINAVPLNEYAEQVLTVPDVVAEVRNKRQIRRLCVLPFDLQVREPRPESIKHCVEFAKRTGDYASLSGIDLKVISLTYELEADTVGTAHLRTEPVMAQTIASKEKPEEMQDASNKRLVGWYMPEGEEEEDDSEEEEDSQGEEEQEQEESQDSPPVDNIKAAIEAQLAGKEPLPTEDLSEEPSQEELDKLFEQLQCAPSAEEEQELAELLISQPAEVESEESEPVQSQNQEDEVGDDGWITHSNIKKAKKALEGKVETDEVPPVACMTTDYALQNVLKQLNLHLAALNGRIIKQLRTYILRCYACYRTTSIMTKVFCPNCGNKTLKRVAVSLDENGRQVIHINTRRPLTNKYKNQSLPRFTGGKHSRNPILFEDQPMPRQMPSRVAKTKTNALDQDYMAGFSPFVLRDVDSKSAMLRSKGNLKEWARNNNFEEDRRRKNYNRLYK from the exons ATGGCTGAGACGAGCGGAAAGATCAAGTTCCTGGTGGCGGACACCACCGCCTTCATCAACGCCGTGCCCCTGAAC GAATATGCGGAGCAGGTGCTCACCGTACCGGATGTGGTGGCCGAGGTGCGCAACAAGCGCCAGATCCGGCGCCTCTGCGTCCTGCCCTTCGACCTGCAGGTGCGCGAGCCGCGTCCCGAGAGCATCAAGCACTGCGTGGAGTTCGCCAAGCGGACGGGCGACTATGCGAGTCTCTCGGGGATCGACCTGAAGGTCATCTCGCTCACCTACGAACTGGAGGCGGACACCGTGGGCACCGCCCACCTGCGCACGGAGCCCGTGATGGCCCAGACCATTGCCTCCAAGGAGAAGCCCGAGGAGATGCAGGATGCGAGCAACAAGAGGCTGGTGGGCTGGTACATGCCagagggggaggaggaggaggatgactccgaggaggaggaggactcccagggggaggaggagcaggaacaGGAGGAATCCCAGGATTCCCCACCCGTAGACAACATAAAAGCCGCCATTGAAGCTCAGTTAGCTGGCAAGGAGCCACTGCCCACCGAAGATCTAAGCGAGGAGCCCAGCCAGGAGGAGCTGGACAAGCTGTTCGAGCAGCTGCAGTGCGCGCCCAGCGCCGAGGAAGAGCAGGAACTCGCTGAACTGCTAATTTCCCAGCCCGCCGAAGTGGAATCGGAGGAATCCGAGCCCGTGCAGAGCCAAAATCAGGAGGATGAGGTGGGCGACGATGGCTGGATCACGCATTCGAACATcaagaaggccaagaaggCGCTGGAGGGCAAGGTGGAGACGGATGAGGTGCCGCCGGTGGCCTGCATGACCACCGATTACGCGCTGCAGAATGTCCTAAAGCAGTTGAACCTTCACCTGGCTGCCTTGAATGGGAGGATCATCAAGCAGCTGCGCACTTATATACTGCGTTGCTATGCCTGCTATCGGACAACCAGCATCATGACCAAGGTCTTCTGCCCGAACTGCGGCAACAAGACGCTCAAACGAGTGGCCGTGAGTCTGGACGAGAACGGGCGGCAGGTGATACACATCAATACGCGACGGCCGCTGACCAACAAGTACAAGAATCAGAGTCTGCCGCGCTTCACCGGCGGCAAGCATTCGCGCAATCCCATTTTATTCGAGGATCAGCCGATGCCCCGCCAGATGCCGTCGCGCGTGGCCAAGACCAAGACGAACGCCCTGGACCAGGACTACATGGCCGGCTTCTCGCCCTTCGTGCTGCGCGACGTCGACTCCAAGTCCGCGATGCTGCGCTCCAAGGGCAACCTCAAGGAGTGGGCCAGGAACAACAACTTCGAGGAGGACCGCCGGCGCAAGAACTACAATCGCTTGTACAAGTAG
- the Naxe gene encoding NAD(P)H-hydrate epimerase, translated as MSLLHRPIGASLKGISRLIHPLLAPQNRKKLETPLNIKRFLAGKRMNLKYLNQKEAIAVDQELFGEYQFSVDQLMELAGLSCAHAVAKCFAAEKHPRILVCCGPGNNGGDGLVAARHLRLMGYTPTIYYPKPTANRLYESLSHQCQRMEIPSIEECPSVTSAACSYDLILDALFGFSFKPPVRADFLAVVELLQQTKLPIASVDIPSGWDVEKGKVTECDLEPALLISLTAPKLCARQFRGEHHYLGGRFVPPALQRKYELNLPVYPGNELCVKL; from the exons ATGAGCCTGCTTCACCGGCCAATTGGCGCGTCCTTGAAGGGCATTTCCCGGCTGATCCACCCACTGTTGGCACCACAAAACAGGAAAAAACTAGAAACACCACTGAATATCAAGCGATTCCTCGCCGGCAAAAGGATGAATTTAAAGTACCTCAACCAAAAGGAGGCCATCGCCGTGGACCAGGAGCTCTTCGGCGAGTACCAGTTCAGCGTGGACCAGCTGATGGAGCTGGCCGGCCTGAGCTGCGCCCACGCGGTGGCCAAGTGCTTTGCCGCCGAGAAGCATCCGCGAATCCTCGTCTGCTGCGGTCCCGGGAACAACGGAGGCGACGGCCTGGTGGCCGCCCGGCACCTGCGGCTCATGGGCTACACGCCCACCATCTACTACCCCAAGCCGACGGCCAACCGGCTGTACGAGAGCCTCAGTCACCAGTGCCAGAGGATGGAGATCCCGAGCATCGAGGAGTGTCCATCGGTGACCAGCGCCGCCTGCAGCTACGACCTCATCCTGGACGCCCTCTTCGGCTTCAGCTTCAAGCCCCCGGTGCGGGCCGACTTCCTGGCCGTCGtggagctgctgcagcagaCCAAACTGCCGATTGCCAG CGTGGACATCCCAAGCGGCTGGGACGTGGAGAAGGGCAAGGTGACTGAATGCGACTTGGAGCCCGCTCTGCTCATCTCGCTGACTGCCCCGAAGCTTTGTGCCCGCCAGTTCCGCGGGGAGCATCACTACCTGGGCGGCCGATTCGTACCGCCGGCCCTGCAGCGCAAGTACGAACTGAATCTGCCCGTCTATCCGGGCAACGAACTGTGCGTCAAGCTGtga